The following are encoded in a window of Anaerolineae bacterium genomic DNA:
- a CDS encoding DM13 domain-containing protein — protein MDKQPIHAILGEKPEMRIRWLLLLTGALIVAALFAFPLWWPLVNRSPVADALPGLTDLPQEEQKVIETIAREDMAFAEALIDAGLAGPVPVPTAEQAPPAMQGPILYASGEFTTIDAVRWARGTVLVYQLADQSWVIRLENFEVRPGPQLHLFLSANPEPRTPEQVREQGLGFDWGALRGTVGSQNYALPAGFDMDAVRSVVIFCLPYQEVFSSAAFVRR, from the coding sequence GTGGATAAGCAACCGATTCATGCCATCCTGGGAGAGAAGCCGGAGATGCGCATTCGCTGGTTATTGTTGTTGACAGGTGCGCTGATAGTCGCTGCTCTCTTTGCGTTCCCGCTGTGGTGGCCGCTGGTCAACCGGTCCCCGGTCGCCGACGCTCTGCCGGGGCTGACCGATCTGCCGCAGGAAGAGCAAAAGGTCATCGAGACTATTGCCCGTGAAGATATGGCCTTTGCCGAAGCGCTGATCGACGCCGGGCTGGCCGGGCCGGTGCCCGTACCGACCGCTGAGCAGGCTCCGCCCGCCATGCAGGGGCCGATTCTGTATGCCTCCGGCGAGTTCACGACAATCGATGCAGTGCGCTGGGCACGCGGTACAGTCCTCGTTTACCAGCTGGCTGATCAAAGCTGGGTGATCCGGCTGGAGAACTTTGAGGTTCGCCCCGGCCCGCAACTTCACCTGTTCCTTTCCGCCAACCCTGAGCCCCGGACGCCGGAGCAGGTGCGCGAACAGGGGCTTGGCTTTGACTGGGGGGCGCTGCGCGGGACGGTGGGCAGCCAGAACTACGCTCTTCCAGCCGGTTTCGATATGGATGCGGTGCGGAGCGTGGTGATCTTCTGCCTGCCTTATCAGGAAGTGTTCAGTTCGGCGGCGTTTGTCCGCCGGTGA
- a CDS encoding site-2 protease family protein → MSLYELPPATPEPTPPFAASESDPQMIALQEAVRAVMAVEITDQIASGDHSGLLFRGQLVLPATEAALYLEERLTPLGYSAFLQREGEVDTVLVVPGIADADQAAPGGGPLRRAVRASGRSPLWLHIALLLATIASTVYAASFLLNGADLGLAEALAAGGPFALTLLFILGVHEMGHYLAARRHGVKVTLPFFIPLPIPGSLGTMGAVIFIRSALKTRRALFDVGISGPLAGLVVALPMFVIGLLLPPITFGAPINLIFRGVGVPPLLEALGAPLVESSLSRAILLHPVALAAWFGVLLTALNLLPLGQFDGGHVAYALFGRRAWPLAYLVLGMLALAGIFFWPTWLVWAVLASLTGLRHPPPHDDITPLDIRRRILGWLTILIFLLIVVPRPIISRQVLTVNPNASPIPTLVVPNIPTPTPFDPGAYK, encoded by the coding sequence ATGTCACTCTACGAGCTGCCGCCTGCAACGCCAGAACCAACCCCGCCCTTTGCCGCGTCTGAAAGCGATCCGCAGATGATCGCGCTACAGGAAGCAGTCAGGGCGGTCATGGCCGTCGAGATCACCGACCAGATCGCCAGTGGGGATCACAGTGGCCTGCTGTTCCGCGGGCAACTGGTGCTGCCTGCCACTGAGGCGGCTCTATACCTGGAAGAACGCCTGACGCCGCTGGGCTATTCAGCCTTCTTGCAGCGGGAAGGCGAAGTCGATACCGTTCTGGTTGTACCGGGCATCGCCGATGCTGATCAGGCTGCACCGGGCGGCGGCCCACTGCGGCGGGCGGTGCGCGCCTCCGGGCGTTCGCCACTGTGGTTACACATCGCCCTGTTGCTGGCGACGATCGCTTCGACGGTGTACGCTGCGTCGTTTCTCCTGAATGGCGCCGATCTGGGGCTGGCCGAAGCGCTGGCAGCGGGCGGGCCATTCGCCCTGACGCTCCTGTTTATTCTGGGCGTGCATGAGATGGGCCATTACCTTGCTGCTCGTCGCCACGGCGTGAAGGTTACGCTACCGTTCTTCATCCCGCTGCCCATCCCCGGCAGTCTGGGCACGATGGGCGCGGTGATCTTCATTCGCAGTGCTCTCAAGACACGCCGGGCGCTGTTTGATGTAGGGATCAGCGGGCCGCTGGCCGGGCTGGTGGTAGCTCTGCCTATGTTCGTGATCGGGTTGCTATTGCCGCCGATTACGTTTGGCGCGCCGATCAATCTGATCTTCCGAGGTGTGGGGGTACCACCTCTGCTGGAAGCGCTTGGCGCGCCGCTAGTGGAAAGCAGCCTGAGCCGGGCTATCCTGTTGCATCCGGTGGCGCTGGCAGCATGGTTCGGTGTGCTGCTGACGGCGCTTAACCTGCTTCCGCTGGGTCAGTTCGATGGCGGCCATGTGGCTTATGCGTTGTTTGGCCGCCGGGCATGGCCGCTGGCTTACCTGGTTCTGGGCATGCTGGCCCTGGCCGGGATCTTCTTCTGGCCGACCTGGCTGGTCTGGGCTGTCCTGGCCTCGTTGACCGGCCTGCGCCATCCGCCGCCCCATGATGATATTACGCCGCTGGATATCCGACGCCGGATACTGGGCTGGCTGACCATCCTCATCTTCCTGCTGATTGTGGTGCCACGCCCGATCATCAGCCGTCAGGTACTGACGGTCAACCCCAACGCGTCACCCATCCCGACCCTGGTCGTACCTAACATTCCAACGCCGACGCCCTTTGACCCTGGCGCGTACAAATAG
- a CDS encoding arginine--tRNA ligase — MKVLTHEYARLVHEAIEHAQAAGDLPLFEIPEVRVQPPNNPGFADYATPVAMQLGRLARKPPAEIAAIIVRHLPDAPFAGAAEVAGPGFINFRLSDDWLKQQVETIIAEGDDFCALQIGAGKRAQVEFVSANPTGPLHIGRTRGAVIGDSIARVLEAVGYRVEREYYFNNAGRQMEMLGRSLRARYLQALGQDAPLPEEGYAGEYLAEVAARLVAEVGDAWREADWPPFKEYAEKVIFEWIRASLLRLGVRHDVFFNENSLYEDGSVWRTLEALRERGYIYDAPVWEGASEAERAQAATSGAANAAWFRSTALGDEKDRVLVKASGEPTYTLPDIAYHVNKMERGFDLLVNVLGADHGTQYKVVQRGLQALGYDPSRLHVIIHQMVRIYRGGALIKGSTRAGDVIPVDAVIDEVGADSVRYFLLARSANTDVEFDLDLAVAQNNENPVYYIQNAHVRCAGIFRMAEQRGFSDAGADLSLLGEPEITFLRQALRLGETLIYALEEMAPHQIAFFALETARLFHPMYDNVRVFHSEVPEDVARARLRFYRAAKVVFKRLLTLMGMSAPDVM; from the coding sequence TTGAAGGTTCTGACGCACGAATATGCCCGGCTGGTGCACGAAGCCATCGAACACGCCCAGGCGGCAGGGGACCTGCCGCTTTTTGAAATCCCGGAGGTCCGGGTGCAGCCGCCGAACAATCCCGGCTTCGCTGACTACGCCACGCCAGTGGCGATGCAGCTGGGCCGCCTGGCCCGCAAGCCACCGGCGGAGATCGCAGCGATCATTGTCCGGCATCTTCCGGATGCACCGTTTGCTGGCGCAGCGGAGGTGGCCGGGCCGGGTTTCATCAACTTCCGCCTGAGCGACGACTGGCTCAAGCAGCAGGTGGAGACGATTATCGCCGAGGGCGATGACTTCTGTGCCCTGCAGATCGGGGCCGGCAAACGCGCCCAGGTGGAATTTGTCAGCGCTAACCCGACCGGGCCGCTGCATATTGGCCGCACGCGCGGCGCAGTCATCGGCGATTCGATCGCCCGCGTGCTGGAGGCCGTCGGTTACCGGGTTGAGCGCGAGTACTACTTCAACAACGCCGGGCGCCAGATGGAGATGCTGGGGCGCTCCCTGCGAGCGCGTTACCTGCAGGCGCTCGGCCAGGATGCGCCGCTGCCGGAAGAAGGCTACGCGGGCGAATACCTGGCCGAGGTAGCTGCGCGGCTGGTCGCTGAGGTGGGTGATGCTTGGCGTGAAGCCGACTGGCCGCCCTTCAAGGAATATGCCGAGAAGGTGATCTTCGAATGGATCCGGGCCTCGCTCCTGCGGCTGGGCGTGCGCCATGACGTGTTCTTTAACGAGAACAGCCTGTATGAAGATGGCTCGGTCTGGCGGACACTGGAGGCGCTGCGTGAGCGCGGCTACATCTACGACGCGCCGGTCTGGGAAGGGGCCAGCGAGGCCGAACGGGCACAGGCCGCCACCAGCGGTGCGGCGAATGCAGCCTGGTTCCGCTCCACCGCTCTGGGTGATGAGAAGGATCGCGTTCTGGTCAAGGCCAGCGGTGAGCCAACGTATACCCTGCCAGACATCGCCTATCATGTCAACAAGATGGAGCGCGGCTTTGACCTGCTGGTGAACGTGCTGGGCGCTGACCATGGTACGCAGTACAAAGTCGTGCAGCGCGGCCTGCAGGCGCTGGGCTACGATCCGTCGCGGTTGCATGTGATCATCCACCAGATGGTGCGTATCTATCGCGGTGGGGCGCTGATCAAGGGCAGCACACGGGCCGGGGATGTCATCCCGGTGGATGCTGTGATTGACGAAGTAGGCGCGGATTCGGTGCGTTACTTCCTGCTGGCTCGCAGCGCCAATACCGATGTCGAGTTTGACCTCGACCTGGCCGTTGCTCAGAACAACGAAAACCCGGTGTACTACATCCAGAATGCTCATGTACGTTGCGCGGGTATCTTCCGTATGGCGGAGCAACGGGGCTTCAGTGATGCGGGCGCTGATCTGAGCCTGCTGGGTGAGCCGGAAATAACCTTCCTGCGGCAGGCGCTGCGGCTGGGCGAGACGCTGATCTACGCGCTGGAGGAGATGGCCCCGCACCAGATCGCCTTCTTTGCCCTGGAAACGGCCCGGCTGTTTCACCCGATGTATGACAATGTGCGGGTATTCCATAGCGAGGTGCCGGAAGACGTAGCACGGGCGCGGTTACGCTTTTACCGGGCGGCGAAGGTGGTCTTCAAGCGCCTGCTGACGTTGATGGGCATGAGCGCGCCGGATGTGATGTAA
- a CDS encoding flippase-like domain-containing protein produces the protein MKRYWRGIIISLALGFGVVVATMLLSDLGALAQQALDFPWLLMIPALALRVANWVLRFAKWHFYLHVVGVQDIRLDDSAAVFVSGFVLALSPGKAAEALKSVVLKGLTGMAIARTLPVVAAERLSDGLAVIILLAVSIGVLAAETYWPVVIGSLAALGLLIVVLQVRPVCLWLLDGAGRLPLVRRLAGALRDFYASSYEIVRWRNLLIAVGLGTIANFLDGVGVYLILVGLGQPAGMTTFFQALMVISLSVVVGSLSALPGGLGAADLSIGVTLRTVIGLEAPVAGLATLLARFVQLWWGVIVGMIVGFVYRRRLLTVQVEADLTRREAYTPDGLPVR, from the coding sequence ATGAAGCGATACTGGAGGGGGATCATTATCAGCCTGGCTCTGGGCTTTGGCGTGGTGGTTGCCACCATGTTGCTCAGCGATCTGGGGGCGCTGGCGCAACAGGCGCTGGACTTTCCCTGGCTGCTGATGATTCCCGCGCTGGCGCTGCGGGTAGCCAACTGGGTGCTGCGCTTTGCCAAGTGGCACTTCTACCTGCATGTCGTGGGCGTACAGGATATTCGGCTGGATGATAGCGCAGCGGTGTTTGTCTCCGGCTTTGTGCTGGCGCTCAGCCCCGGCAAAGCGGCGGAAGCGCTCAAGTCGGTCGTGCTGAAGGGCCTGACCGGCATGGCGATCGCCCGGACGCTGCCTGTTGTAGCGGCGGAACGGTTGTCCGACGGGCTGGCGGTCATCATCCTGCTTGCGGTGTCGATCGGTGTGCTGGCGGCGGAAACGTACTGGCCGGTAGTGATCGGATCGCTGGCAGCGCTGGGATTACTGATCGTCGTGCTACAGGTACGGCCTGTGTGTCTGTGGCTGCTGGATGGAGCGGGGCGGTTGCCGCTGGTGCGACGGCTGGCTGGCGCGTTGCGCGATTTCTATGCCAGCAGCTACGAGATCGTGCGCTGGCGGAATCTGCTTATCGCGGTTGGGCTGGGGACGATCGCCAACTTTCTTGACGGTGTTGGCGTGTATCTGATCCTGGTGGGGCTGGGCCAGCCCGCCGGGATGACAACGTTCTTTCAGGCGCTGATGGTGATCAGCCTGAGTGTGGTGGTCGGTTCGCTGAGTGCCCTACCGGGCGGGCTGGGTGCGGCGGATTTGAGCATCGGTGTCACCCTGCGGACGGTGATTGGCCTGGAGGCCCCGGTTGCTGGCCTGGCGACGCTGCTGGCGCGCTTTGTACAACTGTGGTGGGGGGTGATTGTCGGGATGATCGTCGGGTTCGTCTACCGGCGGCGGTTGCTCACCGTCCAGGTCGAAGCTGATCTGACCCGCCGGGAGGCTTACACGCCGGATGGTCTGCCCGTACGCTGA
- a CDS encoding Hsp70 family protein: MEAGIDFGTTNSSLARFDGEQVRSFTLDPANKDPRLLPSLIYIPRDQKAVVGFDAARRYIAENVGRPIRYERRYVGDIEIMVASTGGSPIIYNEQIYAYEDVEAPGRFLQSVKTVLRDENYGGTFIFQRHYTARDLIALVLRQAKAQAEHELGAAITDIVLGRPVIFSHDPAVDAQAQQTLHEAALQAGFRKVSFELEPVAAAYAYHIGTDRRQTALVFDFGGGTLDFTVVRLGGPQAPEIIATEGVLLGGDDIDRRIVASMEKYFGAGTTFRPGFSHQELPFPRYITHHIQDWQSLLELATPENAQLIDHAIKTSSNPARIRALKSLVNNNLGFSLRNEAERVKITLSDSLYAIYAVKGPNINISETYTRNRLENQIRRTLDPINAGLDAVLARAGMTEDRIDVVLRTGGSASIPLYIALLEERFGREKVIAQDAFTSISAGLAIIAHERYA; this comes from the coding sequence ATGGAAGCCGGTATCGACTTCGGGACGACGAATTCTAGTCTCGCCCGCTTTGATGGGGAGCAGGTGCGGTCTTTCACACTCGATCCAGCCAACAAAGACCCGCGTCTGTTGCCCTCCCTGATCTATATCCCCCGCGATCAGAAGGCAGTGGTGGGCTTTGATGCCGCTCGCCGCTATATTGCCGAGAATGTGGGACGGCCCATCCGCTATGAGCGGCGCTACGTGGGCGACATCGAGATCATGGTCGCCAGCACTGGCGGCAGCCCCATCATCTACAATGAGCAAATCTATGCCTATGAGGATGTTGAGGCGCCGGGTCGCTTTCTGCAATCGGTCAAGACCGTGCTGCGGGATGAAAACTACGGGGGAACATTCATCTTTCAGCGGCACTATACCGCCCGTGACCTGATTGCCCTGGTGCTCAGGCAGGCCAAAGCGCAGGCCGAGCACGAGCTTGGCGCAGCAATCACGGATATTGTGCTGGGACGCCCGGTGATCTTCTCCCATGATCCTGCTGTTGATGCGCAGGCCCAGCAGACGCTCCACGAGGCGGCGCTGCAGGCCGGCTTCCGGAAAGTCAGCTTTGAACTGGAGCCGGTAGCGGCGGCTTACGCCTACCACATTGGGACCGATCGCCGCCAGACTGCGCTGGTCTTTGACTTTGGCGGCGGGACGCTGGACTTCACGGTAGTACGGCTGGGCGGCCCACAGGCCCCGGAAATCATCGCCACGGAAGGTGTGTTGCTGGGGGGAGACGATATTGACCGGCGGATTGTGGCGAGTATGGAAAAGTACTTTGGTGCAGGTACGACCTTCCGCCCCGGTTTCAGCCATCAGGAGTTGCCCTTTCCACGCTATATCACCCATCACATCCAGGACTGGCAATCCCTGCTGGAACTGGCCACCCCGGAGAACGCCCAGCTGATTGACCACGCGATCAAGACCAGCAGCAATCCGGCGCGCATCCGGGCACTCAAGTCGCTGGTCAACAACAATCTGGGTTTTTCCCTGCGCAACGAGGCCGAGCGCGTCAAGATCACGCTCTCCGATTCGCTTTATGCGATTTATGCGGTTAAGGGGCCAAACATCAACATCAGCGAAACCTATACCCGCAACCGGCTGGAGAACCAGATTCGCCGCACCCTGGACCCGATCAACGCCGGGCTGGATGCGGTGCTGGCCCGGGCGGGGATGACTGAGGACCGGATCGACGTCGTCCTGCGTACGGGGGGATCGGCATCGATCCCGCTCTACATCGCTCTACTGGAGGAGCGCTTTGGACGCGAGAAAGTGATCGCGCAGGACGCCTTCACGAGCATCAGCGCCGGGCTGGCGATCATCGCCCATGAGCGCTATGCCTAG
- a CDS encoding methyltransferase domain-containing protein codes for MEPLALILIGLGTLIVLGVGLWYLLWLTEGMYLGWRVVALLYDWYAFRYDRTKNYDPVYETFFLARPLLHRLQAEGVAAPLVLDVATGTGRMPALLLEQDDFQGRVVGLDISRKMLFRAALKLYRQHRAALIWHTASDLPFFDNTFDVVTCIEAWEFFPGAREDLRELVRVLRPGGTLLITNRTGTDARLMPGKTLSTAAMQAWLTDELGLVDVQHERWQVDYDLFWAHKAGTSTPVGPRPLAEILRCPACCTGQMIPAEGGVWVCLSCEQRATVGEDGVIELLPLLREGGC; via the coding sequence ATGGAACCGCTGGCGTTGATTCTGATCGGGCTGGGCACGCTGATCGTGCTGGGCGTCGGGCTGTGGTACCTGCTGTGGCTGACAGAGGGGATGTATCTCGGCTGGCGGGTGGTGGCGCTGCTCTACGACTGGTATGCCTTCCGCTACGATCGCACCAAGAACTACGATCCAGTCTACGAGACCTTCTTCCTGGCGCGTCCGCTGCTTCACCGGTTGCAGGCGGAGGGCGTGGCTGCGCCGCTGGTGCTCGATGTCGCTACCGGCACCGGACGGATGCCCGCCCTGCTGCTGGAACAGGATGATTTCCAGGGCCGGGTGGTTGGCCTGGACATTAGCCGGAAGATGCTTTTTCGGGCGGCGCTCAAGCTGTACCGCCAGCATCGGGCAGCGCTGATCTGGCACACGGCCAGCGATTTGCCGTTTTTCGATAATACATTTGATGTGGTGACCTGCATCGAGGCCTGGGAATTCTTCCCCGGAGCGCGGGAGGATCTACGCGAACTGGTTCGGGTGCTGCGCCCCGGTGGGACACTGCTGATCACCAACCGCACCGGGACGGACGCCCGCCTGATGCCCGGCAAGACACTTTCCACCGCGGCCATGCAGGCGTGGTTGACGGACGAACTGGGGCTGGTCGATGTGCAGCATGAGCGCTGGCAGGTCGATTACGACCTGTTCTGGGCGCACAAAGCGGGAACTTCCACGCCGGTGGGGCCACGCCCGCTGGCCGAGATTTTGCGCTGTCCAGCCTGTTGCACCGGGCAGATGATCCCGGCGGAAGGCGGGGTGTGGGTCTGCCTCTCCTGCGAGCAACGAGCGACGGTAGGCGAAGATGGGGTGATCGAACTGCTACCGTTGCTCCGGGAAGGCGGCTGTTGA
- a CDS encoding GAF domain-containing protein, which produces MSLWIPPALQQRTVSQPAYTTSRADRVAGAFSGERLHALLQTLRQMIGARVRVEHPDASAEAIVAAQTSAIDAWLRHLNAAWPEAPFPLTADLIASQQVRCSVEFYSLADHYARSLADNRIFPEQHGNELLRLLVRPYMHFLPLRFNYPVAAALLRRQGVDMTTQDITWQSATIRWRAPELAAVPADLQAEYLESSATVYRSLFSMLPGEITGSQRASVHTSHSLLQGDPYCEWRYTWQRENRLLNRGVLAGLILSVVLAVAAGTIAPWLAWIALLPVVIAWSLHRQHELQSDLRLRDAELAEKVRQTQIQASEMAEVSSALQAANEALQRQVEILTSLRNAALSLSTSLNQRDLLSNVLAILTGQMHFDRALVLLMHPGRKSLIFGAISHPATTPEDRFRLEQLEIPLAAANEFTLLDHWRNGRAAQVNNASSLYGRRFGWIFRLLGMETFFSVPLRIGEELLGVVIVDNQLTRQPFSEEDKSLLEALAPNLSIALQNARLYRLTDEQLTKHVQELDMMRQVDRELMEALSWERVLNMTLDWALRITGAHAASLAMIDSEKHQLRVVASYGADLGRSRLDNDTLSMDEGIMGRVARTGQSALLTDARTDPDYVPWNEQTAAYMSVPIRRRGRVIAVLNLESPHPGAFNAQHLDFVERLANRASVAIDNARLFEETQRERQKLSSILEKTADIIIVVGFDQRLVLLNEAAISAFHLDPHVDYVGRDFFEVFAFTPLEEFGRRFLERSGQDVNIVAEIALDGERYFHTNVASNEQIGWLLVMHDVTPFKETEQLKNELIATVSHDLKNPLSVINGYIELLGMYTELNQRGQEFMAMIRRSIRTMRQLIDDLLDLAHIDSGLQIKPEPVFLKAVIMEAVMSLKSLADEKQIAIAVDIADDLPPAAGDEHRLYQIIVNLLSNAIKYTPPEGHVWVEARPAGESVLVSIADDGLGISPEDQAQVFERFYRVRRPETDGIEGTGLGLAIVKSLVEAHGGEIGLKSHLGEGSTFYFTIPVASVADRPVVAGVE; this is translated from the coding sequence GTGAGTCTGTGGATTCCACCTGCGCTGCAACAGCGCACTGTCAGCCAGCCAGCCTACACAACCTCCAGAGCTGACCGCGTCGCCGGCGCTTTCAGCGGCGAGCGACTCCATGCTCTCCTGCAGACACTCCGCCAGATGATCGGTGCTCGCGTCCGCGTCGAGCATCCGGACGCTTCAGCTGAGGCTATCGTCGCTGCTCAGACCAGTGCCATCGACGCCTGGCTGCGCCACCTGAATGCTGCCTGGCCGGAGGCGCCCTTTCCGCTAACAGCCGATCTCATCGCCAGCCAGCAGGTGCGTTGTTCAGTAGAGTTCTACAGCCTGGCCGATCACTACGCGCGTAGCCTGGCCGACAACCGCATCTTTCCCGAGCAGCATGGCAACGAACTGCTGCGGCTGCTCGTCCGCCCCTACATGCACTTTCTGCCGCTGCGCTTCAACTACCCTGTTGCTGCTGCCCTGTTGCGTCGCCAGGGCGTTGACATGACCACCCAGGACATCACCTGGCAATCGGCGACCATCCGCTGGCGGGCGCCAGAACTTGCCGCCGTACCCGCCGATCTTCAGGCTGAATACTTGGAGTCAAGCGCCACCGTATACCGATCTTTGTTCAGCATGTTGCCCGGCGAGATCACCGGCAGCCAGCGTGCCAGCGTACACACCAGTCACTCCCTCCTCCAAGGCGATCCCTATTGCGAGTGGCGCTACACCTGGCAACGCGAAAACCGCCTGCTCAACCGGGGCGTGCTGGCCGGGTTGATTCTCTCCGTGGTGCTGGCGGTAGCCGCCGGAACGATCGCGCCCTGGCTGGCCTGGATCGCCCTGCTGCCAGTCGTGATTGCCTGGTCGCTACACCGCCAGCACGAACTGCAAAGCGACCTGCGTTTGCGCGATGCTGAGCTGGCTGAAAAGGTCCGCCAGACCCAGATTCAGGCCTCCGAGATGGCGGAAGTCTCCAGCGCCCTGCAGGCCGCCAACGAAGCCCTCCAACGCCAGGTGGAAATACTCACCAGCCTGCGTAACGCAGCCCTGAGCCTGAGCACCTCGCTGAACCAGCGTGATCTGCTGAGCAACGTGCTCGCCATCCTCACCGGACAGATGCACTTCGATCGGGCGCTGGTGCTCCTGATGCATCCGGGGCGGAAATCCCTGATCTTCGGGGCGATCAGCCACCCTGCGACCACTCCGGAGGACCGGTTCCGGCTGGAGCAACTGGAGATTCCGCTGGCAGCGGCGAACGAATTCACCCTGCTGGATCACTGGCGCAATGGCCGCGCCGCCCAGGTGAATAACGCCAGCAGCCTGTATGGCCGCCGCTTTGGCTGGATCTTCCGCCTGCTGGGCATGGAAACATTTTTCAGCGTCCCGTTGCGCATTGGCGAGGAACTGCTGGGCGTTGTTATCGTCGACAACCAGCTGACACGCCAGCCATTCAGCGAAGAGGACAAGAGCCTGCTGGAAGCCCTGGCTCCCAACCTCAGCATCGCCCTGCAAAACGCCCGCCTGTACCGGCTGACTGACGAGCAACTCACCAAGCACGTCCAGGAACTGGACATGATGCGCCAGGTCGACCGCGAGCTGATGGAAGCCCTGAGCTGGGAACGGGTGCTCAACATGACGCTGGATTGGGCCTTGCGCATCACCGGTGCCCATGCCGCCTCGCTGGCGATGATTGACAGCGAAAAGCATCAGCTGCGCGTGGTGGCCTCCTATGGCGCCGATCTGGGCCGTAGCCGGCTGGACAACGACACCCTGAGCATGGATGAGGGGATCATGGGCCGCGTAGCCCGCACCGGGCAATCAGCCCTCCTGACTGATGCCCGCACCGATCCGGATTACGTCCCCTGGAACGAGCAGACGGCGGCCTATATGTCCGTGCCCATCCGCCGGCGCGGGCGTGTTATTGCCGTGCTAAACCTGGAAAGCCCGCATCCCGGCGCGTTTAACGCCCAACACCTGGACTTTGTGGAACGCCTGGCCAATCGCGCTTCAGTCGCTATCGACAACGCCCGCCTCTTTGAGGAAACCCAGCGCGAACGCCAGAAGCTCTCCAGCATTCTGGAAAAGACAGCCGATATCATCATTGTTGTCGGCTTCGACCAGCGACTGGTCCTGCTTAACGAAGCGGCTATCTCGGCCTTTCACCTGGACCCGCATGTCGATTACGTCGGTCGGGACTTCTTTGAGGTCTTCGCCTTCACTCCGCTGGAGGAGTTTGGGCGGCGTTTCCTGGAGCGCAGCGGGCAGGATGTGAACATCGTGGCGGAAATCGCCCTCGATGGCGAACGCTACTTCCACACCAATGTCGCCTCCAACGAGCAGATCGGGTGGCTGCTGGTCATGCATGATGTCACGCCCTTCAAGGAAACCGAACAACTGAAAAACGAGCTGATCGCCACGGTTTCCCATGACCTCAAGAACCCGCTCAGCGTGATCAACGGCTATATTGAATTGCTGGGGATGTACACCGAACTGAACCAGCGTGGGCAGGAATTCATGGCCATGATCCGTCGCTCCATCCGCACCATGCGCCAGCTCATCGATGACCTGCTGGACCTGGCTCACATCGACAGCGGCCTGCAGATTAAGCCAGAGCCGGTGTTCTTGAAGGCGGTGATCATGGAAGCGGTCATGAGCCTGAAGAGCCTGGCGGATGAAAAGCAGATCGCGATCGCGGTGGATATTGCCGACGACCTGCCCCCTGCCGCTGGCGATGAGCACCGCCTGTACCAGATCATCGTCAACCTGCTCAGCAACGCAATCAAGTACACGCCGCCGGAAGGGCATGTCTGGGTGGAGGCGCGACCCGCCGGTGAATCCGTTCTGGTCTCTATCGCCGATGATGGCCTGGGGATCAGCCCGGAAGATCAGGCCCAGGTGTTCGAGCGCTTCTACCGCGTGCGGCGCCCGGAAACAGACGGCATCGAAGGCACCGGGCTGGGACTGGCCATCGTCAAGAGCCTGGTGGAAGCGCATGGCGGCGAGATCGGCCTCAAGAGCCACCTCGGCGAAGGTTCAACCTTCTACTTCACCATCCCTGTTGCTTCAGTAGCTGACCGCCCGGTAGTTGCCGGCGTGGAGTAA
- a CDS encoding dCTP deaminase: MGLKPDHWIRKMALEHRMIEPFEDRQIRNGVISYGVSSYGYDIRVSNEFKVFTNVHSAIVDPKRFDKASMVDIVSDDPILIPPNSFALARTVEYFRIPRRVLTICVGKSTYARCGIVVNVTPFEPEWEGYVTLEISNTTPLPARIYPNEGIAQVLFFEADEECEVSYADKKGKYQHQQNIELPKV, from the coding sequence GTGGGACTGAAACCGGATCACTGGATTCGCAAAATGGCGCTGGAGCACCGGATGATCGAGCCGTTCGAGGATCGCCAGATTCGCAACGGCGTGATCAGCTATGGCGTATCATCGTATGGTTACGACATCCGGGTTTCTAACGAGTTCAAGGTGTTCACCAATGTGCATTCCGCTATTGTGGACCCCAAGCGGTTTGACAAGGCCTCGATGGTGGACATCGTGTCGGACGACCCGATTCTGATCCCGCCGAATTCGTTCGCCCTGGCTCGCACAGTTGAGTACTTCCGCATCCCGCGCCGGGTGCTGACGATCTGCGTGGGTAAATCGACCTATGCCCGCTGTGGCATTGTGGTCAATGTGACGCCCTTTGAGCCGGAGTGGGAAGGGTATGTCACACTGGAGATCAGCAATACCACACCGCTGCCCGCCCGGATTTACCCCAATGAGGGTATTGCCCAGGTGCTATTTTTTGAGGCGGATGAGGAATGCGAAGTTTCCTACGCTGATAAGAAGGGCAAGTACCAGCATCAGCAGAACATCGAGCTACCTAAAGTCTGA